The sequence TGGGCCAGGAAATCGGCGGGCGTGGCGTGGGTCACCGAGCAGGTCACCACCACGCCGGTGCTCTTGCCCAGGCTTTTGGCCAGCTCCAGGATGGTCTTTACCGGACGGCCGTCCTTGTCCGCGCCGATCCGTCCGTTGGTGGTGCGCAGACCGCAGGAGATGGCTGTGCCACCCGCGCCGGAATCGGTGATGAAATCATCGCTCAGCGACCAGGTGAGCGACTGGCCCAGGGCCTGCGGGCTGTCCATGGTGAGCCCGGCCCCGCGGCCGAACGAGGCGGCGCGCGCCGCGCCCACGGCGTTGAACCCCATCCCGTCGCCGATCAAAATGATAATGTTCTTTACCGGTTTCACGTTCTGGATCGCGGTGGCATCCCCCACCTGGGCGAAAGAGGATATCTTGACGGTGTCGTTCTGGTCGGCGGCGTACACGTGCAGGGACAGGGCCAGCAACGCCACCAGGGCCAGGTGCAGGTATCTTTTCATTTTGCGGTCTCCGTTTTGAGATTGGCATGATTGAGAAAAAATATCAAAGAAACCATTTTAGGACAATATAGGGGACTGTCGGCGTGCCAGTCAACCGAAAATGGCGGGTTGCGCGTTTGAAATGCAAAAGAAAACGCGCCGCACCGGAGGCGGTGCGGCGCGCTGCGGATTCAGATGCGGTCCGGGGTCATTTGTCGGTAGCGAAGGAGGCGAAGTTTTTCACCCCCCAGCCCTGAACAGCCAGTTGCGGAACGTGGAAATTGTGGTGCAGCCCGGCGAACGCCTGCGCGTTCGGCCCGTAGGCCAGCAGCGGGACCACGCTGCCGGTGTGCTCGGGTCCGGTCCAGCCGGCGGTCATGGTGCCGTCCGTTTCATTGGTTTCGGTCAGCGACAGCCCGCCGGTTTCGTGGTCGGCGGTGACTACGACCAGCGTGTTGCCGTCCTTTTCGGCGAAATCGACCGCCTTGGCCACGGCCCGGTCAAAATCGAGCGTTTCATCCACCACGTACTGAAGGTCGTTCCCGTGGCCGCCCCCGTCGATCTGGCTGCCCTCGACCATCAGGAAGAAGCCCTTGGGATTGCGGCTGAGCAGTTGCAGCGCCCCGGCGACCATATCGGGCAGGGGGGTGTCGCGCTTCGTGGCGGAGCGCATGTTGTAGGGGGCGAAAAACCCGGCCACGGCTTTGGCCTTGCCGAAATCCGTCGCCTTGAGCTCATCCGCCGTGGTCAACACGCTGTAGCCGCGTTTGCGCAACACTTCCAGCAGGTCCGTCTCGTCATCGCGGCGGCTGCGTTTGTCCGAGGCGGGCAGGAAGAACTCGATCCCTCCGCCCAGCATCACATCCGCGGGCGCGGCGCATATCTGGCGTGCGATCTCCCACTCGTTCGAGCGGTTTTTCACGTGCGCCAGAAAACAGGCCGGCGTGGCGTGGGTTATCGAGCAGGTGACCACCACACCGGTGCTCTTGCCCATGGATCTGGCCAGCTCCAGGATGTTTTTCAACGGCCGGGCGTCCCTGTCCTCGCCGATCCGTCCGTTGAGGGTGCGCAGGCCGCAGGCCAGTGCGGTGCCGCCGGCGCCGGAGTCGGTGATGAAATCATCGCTCAGAGACCAGGTGATCGACTGCCCCAGGGCCGGCAGGCGGTCCAGGGTCAGGCCGAGGCCGCGCCCGTAGAGGGCCGTGCGGGCGGCGCCGACCTCGTTGATCCCCATCCCGTCACCGATCATGATGATTATGTTTTTGACCGGCTTTACGTTCTGGATGGCCGCGGCATCCGCAGCCTGTGTAAAGTCGGCGATCTTGACCGTATCGTTCTGGTCTGCGGCGTACACGGGCAGCGAAAGCATCAGCAGAGCGGCAAGAGCCAGATGCAGCAGTCTTTTCATTTCTCGGTCTCCATCTGAAAGATGGCAGTTGAAAAATCATGACAAACGGAGTACAGGGTCAACCTCATTCTTCAAGTGTATGGGACGGGAAAGAAAGCGCGCCGCACCCGGGGGGCGACGCGCACAGTCGAAACCGACAGCCGGAACTTCGGTGTTCTGTCAGAGGCCTGTGTTTTAGACCAGCGGCTTGACCGCGAAACGGAACTGCGGCACGTGGTCGTCCGGCGAGAACTCATAGAGCCACTGGTTGCCCGGGGCAAGCGGCATGTAATCCATCAAGGCCGCGCCGCCCAGCTCGAGGTTAGCGCCGCTGTAGCCCAGCAGCGCCCCGGCGGCCTCCTGCCCGAACGCCGTGACCAGGTGGTAGTAGATTATCCCGATGTTGGGGGCCAGGTAGGCCTGGATGTGGCCCTGTCCCTCGTTGGCCTTGCCCTCGATCATGATCACGTCGTTGAACTGCCCCAGCGACTTGCCGCTGGCGGTCAGTTGGGCCGGGCCGATATAGTGGATGCTGTAGCCGAACACCTCGACAAATTCGTTCCCGCTGCCGTTGCTCACATAGACCGGGTCGCCGGTCCATTTGCGGGTGGTGTCGGTGGGGAAGGCGATGTAGGGCTCGCTCAGCAGGGTGAGCATCAGGTCGGTGGCGAAACCGTTGAAAGTGCTGCGCACCGAGTACTGGATGAAACGGTTCACGCGGATGAAATTCATCGAGCCGGAGGAGGTCTCGCGCAGCCCCTCCCAGTCGAAAGTATCCCGGTGCCGCAGCCAGCCGGACTGCTTGATGAACTCAACCGCTCCGGCCAGGTTCTCGTAGTTGGCCTCGTTCTGGTTGTTGCCCCGGAACAGGTAGCCCGAGTTGGAGGTCCAGAACGGCTCCACGGCGAAAGAGAGCTCGAGGCCCTGGCTGGCGCTGGTGGTCGGGGTGACCTCGCGCAGCGTTCCGTCTGCCTTGACCAGCTTGAACCCGGAGGCCAGGGTGATCGGGTTTCCGCTGCCGTCCAGGAAATTGTCCCACCAGTGCTCCGCGGAGAGGTCGTCGCCGGGGGTGACAGTCCCGCCGCCGCCGTCCTTGCCGCAGCCGGAGGCGCCCGCCAGTAGTGCGATCAGAACAAAAGAGGCCAGGCTTATCGGGAAATGCGCTTTCTTCACCTTATCTCCTCTTAGAATATTTGGCGTTGCATCAGTTCAATTATCCTTACATTCGCTTCGGGCCTGCGTACAGCCCACGGCCGTGCCGGGTCGACAACTCAGGTGACAGGTGCTCGGGCTCCTATGGCTGCCGGTTTTACAAACGGTCCTGGTAGGCCAGGAAAAGCGCCCGGTAATATTTCATCAGGCGGACCGGGTCGGCGCTTTCGGGTATCTCGGCGCAGCAGTAGCCCTTGTAGCCGGAGCTTTTCAGCAGGCCGAACAGCTTGCGCCAGGGGTAGTCCTCGATGTACAGGTCGCGCATGTGCACGAAATGTATCCGTCCGGCCACCAGCGAGAAATTGTGCTCCAGCCCGCCGTCGTCCAGGTCCGTCTCGTTGCAGTTCCAACAGACATATACATTCGGACTGGTGGTCTGTTCCATGATCGGGTGGTAGACCGGGAAGCTGCTGGTCTGGGGTCCGTGCACCTCGACCCGCACCTCCACGCCCAGGTCGGCGCCGAAAGAGCCGACCTCATCCAGGCTGCGGGCTATCTGGGCGATCGTTTTCTCGCGCGGCACGCCCTCTTTCTCGTGGAGGCCGTTGGGCCGCACCTTGACCCCGTCGCAGCCCAGGTCCGCGGCCAGCTTCAGGTATTCCTTGGTCCCCTCGATATTGCTCTTCAGCTCCGCCGGGTCGAGCGCGTGGAACTCGAAAGCGCTGCCCAGGCTGGCCAGGCGCACCGGCGAGTCCTCGAAACGCTTGCGCACCTCGGCGCGCCGGGCGGCGCTCAGGCCCACCTCCACGCCGTGGGCGTGGGTGGTGCGCAGCTCCACCGCGGAGAACCGGGCCTCGGTGCAGTTGGCGATGATAGTGGGGACATCCCAGTCCTTGGCCAGGTTGTAGGTGACCAAACCCACGCTGGGCCCCTCGCCCGAGGGGTCCTCGTAGCGCGCGCTCAGCTCGGCGGCCGAAAGTCCGAGCAGGGCCGGGGTGCAGGCGGCCGCCCCGATGAAACGCCGACGGTTAATACCGGCCATTTTGTGTTTGCCTCCGGATTAAGGGTGCGATTTGAAGGAATATTACTCCACAGACCGCGCAGCCACAAGAGAAAACGAGAGGCCGTCATCCCGGCAGGCAGGTTGATACCGATTTATCAATATGCAAATAAATGTATAAATCTGCATAATTTCACACCCTGCGGATCGAGCCGTAAACCCGTGCCGACGCAGGGCCCTCCGGTCCGTGCACCCTGTGCCGCCTGCGCCGCGCCGACTTGATTTTTGTTTTCCAGAACGTTACATCTAAGAAGGACCGGTTGGTAAATACAGGCGCGGTGAGCGCCTGTTGAATTTTATGCCGATTGCTGAATAATCCGCACCGTGCGCGCGGATAATTTCATAAAAAGGGGACAGACTGTGGCCAAAGAGCTTTCGATCCTGATCGGCGGGGAGGCCGGACAGGGTATTCAGTCCATCGGGCAGGTGCTGGCCCGCTCGTTCACCCGCTCGGGCTGGCGCGTGTTCGCCCTGCAGGATTTCGAGTCGCGTATCCGCGGCGGGCACGCGTTCACCAGGCTGCGGGTGACAACCGGAGAGGCGCAGTGTCACGCGCCGGGGATCGATATCCTTGTCGCCCTGAACGCCGAGACTATCGGCCTGCACCGCGGGGAGCTGAACGACGGGGCGCGGGTGATCTACGACAGCGGCCGGGTGAAAGAGGCCGAAACAGGCGCGGCTTTCCTGGGTCTCGACCTGGCAGGGATCTGCCGCGAAAGCAGTGGCTCATCCGCCATGGCCAACACCGTGGCCACCGGCGCGGCCTGGGCCATGCTGGGCCTGGATACCCCGGTGGTGGAGGCGGTGCTGGAATCCACGTTCGCGCGCCGTGGCCTGGAGACGGTGAACAAGAACATCGCTGTGCTGCGCGCCGGGTACGCTCTGGGCCGTCCTTACAGCCAGGCTGCGCCGCGGCTCGATCCGCCCGACGGCCGCGCGGGCCGTCTGTTCCTCTCGGGCGCGGATGCGGTGGCCCTGGGCGCCCTGGCTGCCGGGGTTAGTTTCTACAGCGCCTACCCCATGACCCCGGCCACCTCGGTGATGGAGTATCTGATCCGCCACGGCCGGGAACGGGGCGTGGTGGTGGAGCAGGCGGAGGACGAGATCGCGGCGATCAACATGGCTATCGGCGCCTCGTTCATGGGTGCGCGCAGCATGACCGGCACCTCGGGCGGCGGGTTCGCCCTGATGAGCGAGGCGCTGGGCCTGGCCGGCTGCACCGAGATTCCGCTGGTGGTGCTGAACGCCCAGCGCCCGGGGCCGGCCACCGGGATGCCCACCCGCACCGAGCAGGCGGACCTGCTTTTCGCCCTGTTCGCCTCGCACGGCGAGTTCCCTCGGGTGGTGCTGGCCCCGGACGGCCCGGAATCGGCGTTCCGCCTGACCGCCGAGGCCTTCAACCTGGCCGACCGCTTGCAGGCCCCGGTCATAATCCTGACCGACCACCACTTGATGGATTCCTACTGGACCGTGGAGGGGCTGCCCGTGGGTGAGGTGAGCCTGGACCGCGGTGTGCTGGCCGGGCCGGAGGAACTGGCCTCGGGCCAGAACTACCTGCGCTACCGGATCACGCCGTCCGGCGTCTCGCCGCGGGCTTTCCCGGGCCAGGGCACGGCGCTGGTCTGCTCCACCGGGGATGAGCACGACCAGAGCGGGCATATCACCGAGGAGCCCGGCCTGCGCAGCGCCATGGTGGACAAGCGCTGGCGAAAGCTGGAGCAGTTGGGCGACCGGAGCGGCCTGGAGTGTGACCTTCAGGACGGCGCCGACACCGTGCTGGTGGGCTGGGGCTCGACCGGCGGAGCGCTGCGTGAGGCGGTGCGGATGCGCCGCGCCGGTGGGGCCAAAACCTCGCTGGTCCTGCTGACCTGCCTCTGGCCGTTCCCGGAGGCGCAGTTCAGGCAGGCCGTGGAGGGCCAGGGCCGCCTGGTGAGCGTGGAGGGCAACTCCCTGGGCCAGCTCGCCCGCCTGGTCCGGATGGAGACCGGCCTGCGCGCGGATCATCAGGTGCTCAGGTATGACGGTCGCGCGTTCTGTGCGCGGGACATCCTCGAAAAACTGTGAACAGCCGGAGAGAGACTTCCATGCCGACTTTGAACGACTATAAAGGGATCGAGACCACCTGGTGCCCGGGCTGCGGCAATTTCGCGATCCTCACAGGCATCAGGCAGGCCCTGACCGGCCTGGGGCTGCCGCCGCACGAGGTGACGGTGTTCTCCGGGATCGGGCAGGCGGCCAAGCTGCCGCTGTACACGCGCTGCCACTACCTGAACGGGCTGCACGGGCGGGCGTTGCCGCTCGCCACCGGGGCGCGCCTGGTCAACGGCCGCATGAAAATGATCGTGGTGGGCGGCGACGGCGACGGGTTCGCCGAGGGCGGGAACCATTTCCTGCACGCAGTGCGGCGCAATGTCGACCTCGCCTATTTCGTGCACAACAACCAGGTTTACGGCCTTACCAAGGGCCAGGCCTCGCCCACCAGCGACCGGGGCTTTGTCACCGGCACCACGCCCGAGGGGGTGGTGCACGGACGGTTCAACCCGGCCGGCGTGGCTATCGCCCTGGATGCCGCCTTTGTCGGCCGCACCCACTCGGGCGACATGCAGCACATGGTGCGCATGATGACTCTGGCCCTTCAGGCCGGCGGGTTCGCCCTGCTGGAGATACTCCAGCCCTGCGTGACCTACAACAAGGTCAACACCCTAAAGTGGTACCGCGAGAAAGCCTACGACCTGGAGACCGCCGACCCGTCCTACGATCCCACGGACCGCGAGGCGGCTTTCCGCAAATCGCTGGAATGGGAGGACCGTTTCCCGATCGGGGTGCTCTACCGTGGAACACGTCCCGCGGTGGTCCCCGGCAAAGATGAACCCCTGGCTCTGCAGACGGTCCCGCAGCGGGATATCACTCCGCTTCTTGATGAGTTCCGCTGAGGGCGCCGGAACAAAAAAACTTTTGTTTTAGTATTGTGTTTGGGACCTAATTTACTATATATTTAAACGTTCGGACTTTTTCGGTCCGGGGTCGGGATCAGGCCCGCCACAGCTCCCGCCTCCGGCCCGAGTACTTTAACCTCCCGTTTTCCGGCAGGCCCAGTCCCTGCCTGGAAAGCCTGTTTCAGGAGTAGCGTAGTATGGAACAGGAGTATCTGGATCTTATCAAGCAGGAGCTGCTCGACCGTCAGGAGGAGCTCAAACGCCGGTGCCTCGAGGAATGCCGTCGCCGTTGCGGCGGCAGCCCGGAGGAATCGATGGAGTGCCTGGCCAACCTCATGACCCTGGAGTACCTGCTGGACAACGCCTGAGCACGGCCTGTCCTCCCCCCCGGAGGACAGGCCGACCGGCCCACCTACAGGAAGCGGCGGGTTGGAGCACCATAGCCTTGCAGGTGTATTTTCGCCCCCCCTTGAGCAATTCACCCTCCCCGGATGAGCAGATTTTCGGAACTCTTTTCACTTCAGCGTGTTGAATAATGCTGAAAGATTTAATCAAGCCTTGACTTCCCCGTGCGGGCGGATGTATCTTACTGCTGCGTCCGGCAGGGGCCGGCGACCAGCGGAGCCGTGGCCCGCTTTCCTGTGGGACAGGCGGATGCCACTTTGGTGACGGATACCTACAGAGATCAGACGGGTCCATGAATCTATTTGAACGGCCTGTATCGAGCGGGCATCTCAGGCGGTCGGCCGGATCGGTCGCAGGACTGTTCCTGCTGCTGGCGCTGCTGAGCGCCGGCTGCAACAGCGACCTGGCGATCCTGCCCGAGGAGAGCGAGTACAGCGCGGCCGGTCTGAAGCTTTCCACCTATGTGATAAGCTTCGCCCCAACCTTCATCGGCCAGGCCAGCACCCAGACAGTCCAGGTCCAGTACGGCGACACGGTCCAGGCCAAAGTCCACCTGGTCCTGAGCGACACCAGCGTCTTCCGTGTCAGCCCGGACAGCCTCAGCCTCAACAGGACCACCAAGACCGGCAGCCTCACGGTCACGTTCACCCCCACCGGCATAGATTCGGTCTGCCACACCAACCTCTATCTGATCACCACCGGCTGGGCCGACACTTTCCACGTGGCAATCGACACCGTGGGCATCGATTCGGTGCGCGTGGCCGGCGCCGGGCAGAATTTCTACCTCGACCTGGAGATGGTGTTCATCCCGGGCGGCACTTTCATTATGGGCTCCGACTCCTCGGCTGTGGATTCGATCTTCTACGACAACCGGGATGAGATTCCGGCCCACGAGGTGCACCTGTCCTCGTTCCTGATCGGTCGCTACGAGGTGACCAACATGCAGTACTACGAGTTCTGGCGCGAGGAGGGGGATTCCCGCACGCCCAAGGACACGAGCGGTATCGGCGCCTGGCCGGGTGTGGCCCTGTCCAAGCCGAATTTCCCGGTGATCGGGGTGAGCTGGGAGGATGCGGTGGCGTTCTGCCGTTGGCTGAGCCTGCGCACGGGCGCGCATTACACCCTGCCCACCGAGGCGCAGTGGGAGTACGTGGCCCGGGGCGGTGGCGCGCGCGAGTACCCCTGGTCGATTCTGGAGGACGAGCCGGTGGACAGCACCGAGCTGGCGATCCCGCTCTCCATGCGGGCGAATGTGAAGCACGGGGGTGACGGCTACACGTTCACCGCACCGGTGGAGGCGTTCCCGGCCGGGGCCAGTGCGTTCGGCCCGCTGAACATGGCCGGCAACGCCGCGGAATGGTGCCTGGACTGGTACAACCCGAATTACTACGCCACAGAGCAGACTTGGCAGGACCCTCAGGGCTCGACCGATCTGGAGAACCAGTTCTACCGAGTGGTGCGCGGTGGCAGCTATTTGACCGAGATCGATCAGACCCGCACCGCCAACCGCAGCGCCGTGGCCCCGGACAACCGCGAGATCGATATCGGCTTCCGGCTGGTCCGTTTGCCTTGATCGACACCGACAGCCAAAGGATGGGAAAATCCGTTACCGTAATTTCATAATCGCCGCGGCGCTGTTGCTTGGGCTGACGGCCGGGCCGGGTGGCCTGCGGGCGCAGAGCGCCAGTCCCGGTTATGTCCCGGTGGCCCTCGATCCGGCGGGTGGCCAGTTGCGGCCCGCGGTGATCGTGGACCATCAGGACCGTCTGCTGGTCTCCTGGTTCGACAGCACGGCGGGCCTGTCCCGGATTTTGCTCCAGGGCTTCGACCGTCAAGGCGGACGCCTGGGGCCGACCGTGGAGGGCAGTATCTACCCGACCACCCGCAAGAGCCACCACGACCTGGCCGTGGATTTCAACGGGCAGGCGGTGCTGGCCTGGGCGGATGGTATCTGGCCTGTCAGCTTCATCTATTTCCGGCGGTTCGACACCAACGGCGGGGCTGTGGAGCAGAACCCCCGTCCCGATGCCGTGGCGCGCCGGATACGCGGGCTGAACCCCTCGGTCGGCATCGATTCCAGCGGCATAGTCTACCTGGTCTGGCAGGACCAGGGCACCGAGGGCCAGGATGTCTACGGCGCGCGGTTCCTGGCCGCGGACAGCCTGGGCTACGGCGCCCAGGACACGCTGACCCACCAGTGGGTCGGCACCCACCGCCTGAACGACACCCCGGCCGGCGACCAGCTCGACCCGGTCATCGCCGCCGACCGCAAGGGCAACACTGTCGCCGCCTGGCGCGATATGCAGCCGGACAGTGTCGGCATCCGCGTCATCGCCTACGACCGCCTGGGGCACGAGATGCTCCAGCGCCTGATGCTGCCCGAGGATTCGAGCCAGGTGACCGCGCTCTCTCCGCCCGCGGTGTCCGCCTCCTCTTTCAGTTCCACCTACAGCTGGTTCGTGGTGAGCTGGGTCGAGGTGAGCGGCAGCGGTGTGCCGCAGCTCAAGCTCTACTCGATCCGCCTGCAGATAAACCGTTCCCCGACCCGGATCACGGAGGACTCGATTCCAGCGGTGGTGGATGCCGGCCTGGAGCTGTCCCTGACCAAGCCCGCCCTGTCGGGCAACGAGAACGGGGATGTGGCCCTGGTCTGGGTGCGCAACCAGGACGGTGGTGGCAGCGCGGCCTGGTCTTTCGTCTGTAACGTCAACGAGGGCGTCGAGGGCGGCCGCCAGGGACAGATAACCCCGCAGAACATGAAAGCGCTCCAACCGGTCGACGCGATCCGTCAGGACGGCACTTTCGTGTCGGTCTGGGGTGATGACGCCCACGACGTGTCCGACCTGTGGATGCAGAATTTCAGCGCCGGCGGACTGATCACAGACCCGATGCACATATCCCCTTCCGGGGGCGAGGGCGAGCTGGCCGGGGCCGCTGCCCTGGTCGGGCACCCCGACCTGAGCTACAGCCTGTTCTGGGAGCGCCAGAGCGTGGAGGAGGGGGCCCAGATACAGCAGTTGACTTTCTCTGCGGATGACCGTCCCTCCGGGGCCGTGCAGCCGCTCCAGCCGGAGACGGCCGTGCAGCGCCATCCCACTGTGGCCCGGGCTGTGAGCGGACAGTACGCGGTGGGCTGGCAGGAGAGCGGCGCCTCGGGCTACCGGGTGCGCGCCTCGCTGTTCGGGGCGGACGGTGCGCTGAAACAGGCCGGCCTGACTCTGGAACAGTCGGCCCAGAATTTCCTGGACGGGGTGAGCCTGTCGCTCGGGCCGGACGGAGTGCTGAGCGCGGCCTGGGAGCGCTGGACCCCGCTGGCCGGGATCCCCGAACTGGTCCTGGCGCACTGGGACAGCCTGGGCAACCGGATCGGCTCGGTGCGCAGCGTGGCCAGCGCGGCCCACGGCGGCGGACGGTACGCGTCACTGGCCACAAGCCCGGCCGGCAACCAGATGATTGTCTGGCGCGAGGGCGCGGTCTCGGGGACCAACGCGCGCATCCGTGCCCAGGTGTTCAATTCCGGCGGCACGCCGCGCGGTTCCGAGCTGGCGGTCAGCGAGGTCCAGGCCGATTACCTGGGCGCCAGCGGAAAGCCGCAGGTGGTGGCCTCGCCGCTCACCGGACGGTTCTTCGTGGTCTGGCAGGAGTTCTTCTCCGACGCCCAGCACCTTTACTACCGCCTGTACTCCGAGCGCGGCGACAGCCTGGAGCTGCCGCAGGAGCTGGGCTACCGCGGCGTTTTCGGCAGCCTGTCCACCTCGGGCGGCGTGGTGGGGCAGACCAATCCGGCCGTGGCCGTGGACAGCCACGGCGACCATCTCGTCCTTTGGGTGGAGAAAGAGATGGGCGGCGAGACCCGCCTGTTAGGCTGCAAGATCGATTCGACTGGCGCGCCGCGCGGCAGTGTTTTCCAGGTGCCCGGAGTGCGCCTGGCCGCCCTGCCCTGCCTGAGCATCCTGGGCACGGACCGGGTGGTCCTGGCCTGGAACGACACCACCGGCGCAGCCACGCGCCTTCTGGCGCAGTCTCTTCAGATCACGTTTTTCGCCCTGAGCGGCAAGCTCGACCTGGCCTCGGACATGTCCGGTTCCACGAGTCCGGCTGTCGTTCATATCGCGGGCAACGTGGTGGATTCGGTGAAAGTCGACACGCAGGGCAATTTCGCTTTCAGCACCCTGACCGCGGGCAGCTACAGCCTGCGGGTCACGCGGGAGGGCCGCGAGCTGAGCCTGAGCCGCAGCGGCTTCGAGTTAGCCGGAAGCACGGGCGGCACGGTCGACCTGGGCCGGGTGACTGTCCTGGGCGGCGGCACCGGCCCCGAACTGCCCCGGGTGGCAACTCCGGTGCTGAACCAGAACTCGCCCAACCCGTTCAACCCCTCGACCACGATCACTTTCGACCTGCCGGAGGGCGCGGCGCTGCAGAAAGTGGCGCTGCGGGTCTACGACCTGCGCGGCGCGACGGTGCGGGTGCTGGTGGATGAGCAGTTGGGCGGCGGGCGGCACTCGGTGCAGTGGGACGGGCGGGACGCACAGGGACGGCAGGTGGCCTCGGGCGTGTATTTCTACCGCCTGGAGGCCGGCGGCCGCAGCGCGGTGCGCAAGATGATCCTGCTTAAATAGCGGACCTGTCCTTTACGAAGTGGGAATGTTTTCAGGGGGCGCCGCCCGGCGCCCGAGGTTTTTCTGAGCCATGAAATCTCCGAGGGCGAAGCGGGTTGTCGAGGCGGCGGGCCCGGAGCTGATCGCGCGCTGCGGGATGAACTGCCGTCTCTGCCACGCCTATGTCAGAGACAAGAACACCTGTCCGGGTTGCCGCAGCGGGGGGTATTTCATCTTCAAATCCGTTGTCAGGTGCCGGATATTGAACTGCGGCAGGATACCGGAAGACAGGGCCGACTACTGTTTCAACTGCGACAGTTTTCCCTGCACCCGTCTGAAACAGCTTGACAAGCGCTACCGGACAAAATACGGGATGAGCATGCTGGAAAATCTGGAAAACATCCGGCTGAACGGAGTCGAAAGTTTCGTCGAAAAGGAAAACCAGCGCTGGGAATGTCCGGGGTGTGGGGAAATCCTCAGCGTTCACAAGCCGCAGTGTCTTTCCTGCGGCCGCGGTTGGCATTAATTTATCCGTCACTTGAAAATGCACTTTCATTCCGACTGCTTGAGAGAGCCTGTTGCAGTCCTTCACTGTGATGCGGCTTGCGGTATAAAAAATCAACCAAAAGGAGCAGCCACATGCGGGTCCTGATCGCGACCAAACTGGACGAGGTTGCCCGGCGTATCCTCGAAGAGGCGGGGATCGAGGTGGTGGTGAAAGCGGGCCTGGATGAACCGGGGTTGTGCGAGGCGGTCAAGGGCTGCCAGGGGCTGATCGTGCGCAGCGAGAAAGTGACCAGGACGGTGCTGGATGCGGCCGACCAGATGCAGGCAGTGGTGCGCGCCGGCAGCGGAGTGAACACGATCGATGTGGCCTACGCCACCACGCGCAACATCCAGGTGATGAACACCCCCGGCGCCAACAGCAACTCGGTGGCCGAGCTGGTGTTCGCGTTCATGCTGGCCGGCTCGCGCTGTCTGGCCCGCGCCGACCGCTCGGTCAAGGAAGGGCGCTGGGAGAAATCGGGACTGATGGGCCGCGAGCTGGTGGGCAAGACCATCGGCATAGTCGGCCTGGGCAATATCGGCACTCTGGTCAGCCGCAAGGCCAAGGGCTTCGAGATGAACGTGATCGGGTTCGACCCGGTTGTCTCGGAGGAGAAAGCGCGCGACATCGGTGTAAGCATCAAGTCGCTGGAGGAGGTGTTCGCCGAGAGCGATTTCATCACCTTGCACGTGCCGCTCAACGACAAGACCCGCGGGATGATCGGCGGCCAGTTGCTGGGGTCGATGAAAAAGGGCGCCATGCTGATCAACTCGGCCCGCGCCGAGGTGGTGGACCAGGCCGCCCTGCTGGAGGTGTT comes from bacterium and encodes:
- a CDS encoding DUF3795 domain-containing protein; protein product: MKSPRAKRVVEAAGPELIARCGMNCRLCHAYVRDKNTCPGCRSGGYFIFKSVVRCRILNCGRIPEDRADYCFNCDSFPCTRLKQLDKRYRTKYGMSMLENLENIRLNGVESFVEKENQRWECPGCGEILSVHKPQCLSCGRGWH
- a CDS encoding T9SS type A sorting domain-containing protein, giving the protein MLGLTAGPGGLRAQSASPGYVPVALDPAGGQLRPAVIVDHQDRLLVSWFDSTAGLSRILLQGFDRQGGRLGPTVEGSIYPTTRKSHHDLAVDFNGQAVLAWADGIWPVSFIYFRRFDTNGGAVEQNPRPDAVARRIRGLNPSVGIDSSGIVYLVWQDQGTEGQDVYGARFLAADSLGYGAQDTLTHQWVGTHRLNDTPAGDQLDPVIAADRKGNTVAAWRDMQPDSVGIRVIAYDRLGHEMLQRLMLPEDSSQVTALSPPAVSASSFSSTYSWFVVSWVEVSGSGVPQLKLYSIRLQINRSPTRITEDSIPAVVDAGLELSLTKPALSGNENGDVALVWVRNQDGGGSAAWSFVCNVNEGVEGGRQGQITPQNMKALQPVDAIRQDGTFVSVWGDDAHDVSDLWMQNFSAGGLITDPMHISPSGGEGELAGAAALVGHPDLSYSLFWERQSVEEGAQIQQLTFSADDRPSGAVQPLQPETAVQRHPTVARAVSGQYAVGWQESGASGYRVRASLFGADGALKQAGLTLEQSAQNFLDGVSLSLGPDGVLSAAWERWTPLAGIPELVLAHWDSLGNRIGSVRSVASAAHGGGRYASLATSPAGNQMIVWREGAVSGTNARIRAQVFNSGGTPRGSELAVSEVQADYLGASGKPQVVASPLTGRFFVVWQEFFSDAQHLYYRLYSERGDSLELPQELGYRGVFGSLSTSGGVVGQTNPAVAVDSHGDHLVLWVEKEMGGETRLLGCKIDSTGAPRGSVFQVPGVRLAALPCLSILGTDRVVLAWNDTTGAATRLLAQSLQITFFALSGKLDLASDMSGSTSPAVVHIAGNVVDSVKVDTQGNFAFSTLTAGSYSLRVTREGRELSLSRSGFELAGSTGGTVDLGRVTVLGGGTGPELPRVATPVLNQNSPNPFNPSTTITFDLPEGAALQKVALRVYDLRGATVRVLVDEQLGGGRHSVQWDGRDAQGRQVASGVYFYRLEAGGRSAVRKMILLK